The genomic stretch AATAGAACTTAGATTCCCAGACTATATAAAAATTTTAACAAATAGTAAATATGACAAGAAGATGACTATAGGCGTTGAAAAGTTTACTAATATTTTAAAGAGAGTTAGTATTTTTTCAAGATCGAATTTTGAGTCAAAATATGCAACTACCTACAAGTTTGAAAATAGTAAAATGTGTGTAAGTGCCTTAAATGACATTGCAAAAATAAATGAAGAAATAGCTGTGGATTTTACAGGAGAAGACTTAAAAATTTCTTTGAATGTTAAATTTTTATTAGAATTTATACAAAATATAGATAAAGAAAAAGAAATTGAATTGGAGTTTATGTATTCCAATTCATCAGTTAAAGTCTATGAAAAAGATAGAGATGACTATTTGTATATTTTAATGCCTCTTGCTTTGAGGGATTAATTAGAATTTAGAATAAAATTTTTGAATAATAATTAAATAAATTTGTTTTTTATTTAAAAAGTTTTAGGATATGTTCTCTAATCTTATATAAAGATAGAGGTCATATCCTAAGTTTTTACTTTATAAAACTTACATTTTTGCAAATTTCTTCTATTGCTTTTTCCTTCTTTTTATTAAAAATAATTTTATTTTCTTCAAATAGATTTCTTCCGTAAGTATCTATAGATACTATGAGAGGTCCAAACTCTTTTACTCGACATTTCCAAAGAGTTTCTGGCATACCTAAATCTTTCCAATCAGCACTTTCAATTTCTTCAACTTGAGTTGCAGCAATTACAGCACAACCAGCTGGGAAAACACAATGAAGAGCTTTATATTTTTTACAACCTTTCATTGTTCCCTCTCCCATTCCCCCTTTTCCAATAATTAATTTAACTCCAGTTTCCTTTATAAATTCTTCTTCAAACTTTTCCATACGCATACTTGTTGTTGGACCTATAGAAACCATTTCATATTTTTCTGTATTTGCATCAATAGTTTTTACTATTGGTCCAGCATGAAAAATTGCTCCTCCTTTTATATCCACAGGAAGCTTTCTTTTACCTTCTATTAATCTACGGTGGGCTACATCTCGACAAGTTACTATATGTCCTGTTAAGTATATAATATCTCCTATGTTAATATCTTTTAAGTCTTCTTCTGATATAGGAGTTTTTAAAATTTTCTTTTCCATTTAAATATTCGCCTCCTTATGAGAAATAATTTTATAATTAAGATTTTTATCAAAAATTATATGAGCTTTTCTATGTGACCAACAACCAACATTTACTGCTACACCAATTGTAGAAGGATGTCTAGCAGTATTTTCAATATGAACACCCATTACAGAATAGTTTCCAGATATACCTTGTGGTCCAAGACCTATATTATTTATACCATCTTCTAATAATTTTTCCATTTGAGCGGCTCTTTCATTTGGACTTTTTTCTCCAAGTGGTCTCATAAGAGCTTTTTTAGAAAGAAGAGCAGCAGTTTCAACTGAAGTCGCAACACCAACACCAACTAAAAGTGGAGGGCATGCATTAAGACCATAGCTTGTCATTACATCTAAAACAAATCTAGTTATTCCTTCATAGCCAGCTCCCGGCATTAAAACCATTG from Fusobacterium russii ATCC 25533 encodes the following:
- the ttdB gene encoding L(+)-tartrate dehydratase subunit beta, which codes for MEKKILKTPISEEDLKDINIGDIIYLTGHIVTCRDVAHRRLIEGKRKLPVDIKGGAIFHAGPIVKTIDANTEKYEMVSIGPTTSMRMEKFEEEFIKETGVKLIIGKGGMGEGTMKGCKKYKALHCVFPAGCAVIAATQVEEIESADWKDLGMPETLWKCRVKEFGPLIVSIDTYGRNLFEENKIIFNKKKEKAIEEICKNVSFIK